From the genome of Gemmatimonadales bacterium, one region includes:
- a CDS encoding DUF169 domain-containing protein, whose translation MLQTSLTELLRLTSDPVAITFVDAAPPGVPHVSAVEPAGCGYWRRAAAGEVFFTVADDHKRCVVGAHTHNVTLSPAEEQEMMGLVQTMVGLSYLKMEDVPQIPTRKTALQVAIYAPLAAAPVPPDVVLVRGNARQLMLLAEAAQAAGVAGTGATMGRPTCAVLPEAINSARTAASFGCIGNRVYTGADDTEAYFAIPGPQLGAVEEKLAVIVRANQELEKFHRGRAAATPTA comes from the coding sequence ATGTTGCAGACGTCGCTCACAGAGCTGCTGCGCCTCACCTCGGACCCGGTGGCCATCACGTTCGTCGACGCGGCGCCGCCGGGCGTGCCGCACGTCTCCGCCGTGGAGCCGGCCGGCTGCGGCTACTGGCGCCGCGCCGCCGCTGGGGAGGTGTTCTTCACCGTCGCCGACGATCACAAGCGCTGCGTGGTGGGGGCGCACACGCACAACGTGACGCTCTCGCCGGCGGAAGAGCAGGAGATGATGGGCCTGGTGCAAACGATGGTGGGCCTTTCGTACCTCAAGATGGAGGATGTGCCGCAGATCCCGACGCGTAAGACGGCGCTGCAGGTGGCGATCTACGCGCCGCTCGCCGCCGCGCCGGTGCCGCCCGACGTGGTGCTGGTGCGCGGGAACGCGCGGCAGTTGATGCTGCTGGCGGAGGCGGCGCAGGCGGCGGGCGTGGCCGGCACCGGGGCAACCATGGGGCGGCCCACCTGCGCGGTGCTGCCGGAGGCGATCAACTCGGCGCGCACCGCCGCAAGCTTCGGCTGCATCGGCAACCGAGTCTACACCGGCGCCGACGACACTGAGGCCTACTTCGCCATCCCCGGCCCGCAACTCGGCGCCGTCGAGGAGAAGCTGGCGGTGATCGTGCGCGCCAACCAGGAGCTGGAGAAGTTCCACCGAGGGCGCGCCGCCGCGACGCCGACGGCGTAG
- a CDS encoding ATP:cob(I)alamin adenosyltransferase: MTISITRVYTRTGDRGTTALVGGKRVPKDSPRIAAYGTRVTFSLCCHAGSANTLARPSISGSARRAELGGETVAVGVAAM; this comes from the coding sequence ATGACGATCAGCATCACACGCGTCTACACGCGCACAGGTGACAGAGGGACCACCGCGCTGGTCGGCGGCAAGCGCGTGCCGAAAGATTCGCCGCGGATCGCGGCGTACGGCACGAGAGTGACCTTTTCTTTGTGCTGTCACGCTGGGTCGGCAAACACCTTGGCGAGACCGAGTATCTCTGGGAGCGCGCGCCGCGCAGAGCTGGGCGGCGAAACCGTGGCGGTCGGCGTCGCCGCGATGTAA